From Pseudomonas sp. G.S.17, the proteins below share one genomic window:
- the lpxK gene encoding tetraacyldisaccharide 4'-kinase, with amino-acid sequence MALSDRLLAAWYAGHPALALLRPLECLYRRVVEGKRARFLAGQGEIYKAPIPVIVVGNITVGGTGKTPLILWMIEHCRSRGLRVGVVSRGYGATPPSLPWRVTAEQSAAQAGDEPLLIVQRTGVPLMIDPDRSRAVRALLDSEPLDLILSDDGLQHYRLARDLELVLIDAARGLGNRRCLPAGPLREPVERLNSVDALLYNGASADRDDGYAFQLKPAALVNLRSGAREPVEFFAPGQAVHAVAGIGNPQRFFNTLEGLHWRPVAHAFADHAAYSAQTLTFTPSLPVVMTEKDAVKCRPFAADDWWYLAVDAVPSAAFVSWFDSQLSRLLP; translated from the coding sequence ATGGCACTCTCCGACCGCTTGCTTGCCGCCTGGTATGCCGGTCATCCGGCTCTGGCGCTGTTACGACCGCTGGAATGCCTGTATCGCCGTGTCGTCGAGGGCAAGCGTGCGCGTTTCCTGGCCGGGCAGGGTGAAATCTACAAGGCGCCGATTCCGGTCATCGTCGTCGGCAATATCACGGTCGGCGGCACCGGCAAGACGCCGCTGATTCTGTGGATGATCGAGCACTGCCGCAGCCGAGGCCTGCGCGTTGGCGTGGTCAGCCGAGGTTATGGCGCTACGCCGCCGAGCCTGCCGTGGCGCGTGACCGCCGAACAAAGCGCGGCTCAGGCGGGTGACGAACCTCTTTTAATTGTGCAGCGCACCGGCGTGCCGTTGATGATCGATCCTGATCGCAGCCGCGCAGTGCGTGCCTTGCTGGACAGCGAGCCGCTGGACCTGATTCTGTCGGACGATGGCCTGCAACATTACCGCCTGGCCCGGGATCTGGAGCTGGTGCTGATCGATGCGGCCCGCGGCCTGGGCAATCGACGCTGCCTGCCCGCCGGACCTCTGCGTGAACCCGTCGAGCGCCTGAACAGCGTCGATGCGCTGCTCTACAACGGTGCCAGCGCTGATCGAGACGACGGTTACGCCTTCCAGCTCAAGCCCGCCGCGCTGGTCAATCTGCGCAGCGGCGCGCGGGAGCCGGTGGAATTCTTTGCGCCGGGACAAGCCGTTCACGCTGTGGCGGGGATCGGCAATCCGCAACGTTTCTTCAATACCCTCGAAGGGCTACACTGGCGGCCTGTCGCTCACGCGTTCGCCGACCATGCCGCCTACAGCGCGCAGACACTGACGTTCACGCCTTCGCTGCCCGTGGTCATGACCGAAAAGGACGCCGTGAAATGCCGGCCCTTCGCGGCGGATGACTGGTGGTATCTGGCCGTGGATGCAGTGCCTTCGGCCGCTTTCGTCAGTTGGTTCGACTCGCAGTTATCACGTCTTTTGCCATGA
- a CDS encoding MotA/TolQ/ExbB proton channel family protein produces the protein MWELVKSGGWMMLPIILSSIAAVGIIIERLWTLRASRITPPHLLGQVWRWIQDKKLDSEKLKELRADSPLGEILAAGLANSRHGREIMKECIEEAAARIIHDLERYLSALGSIAAMAPLLGLLGTVLGMIDIFGSFNATGNTANAAVLAGGISKALICTASGLIVAIPAIFFHRFLQSRVDELVVGMEQEAIKLVEVVQGDRDVDVNDPSIQLKAQARGEGRKK, from the coding sequence GTGTGGGAACTGGTCAAATCAGGTGGCTGGATGATGCTGCCGATCATTCTGAGTTCCATCGCCGCGGTCGGCATCATCATCGAGCGTCTCTGGACCTTGCGTGCCAGCCGCATCACGCCGCCGCATTTGCTGGGGCAGGTCTGGCGCTGGATCCAGGACAAGAAACTCGACAGCGAAAAGCTCAAGGAGCTGCGCGCCGATTCGCCGCTGGGTGAAATCCTCGCCGCAGGCCTGGCCAACTCCAGGCATGGTCGCGAGATCATGAAGGAGTGCATCGAAGAAGCCGCCGCACGGATCATTCATGATCTGGAGCGCTATTTGAGCGCCCTGGGTTCGATTGCTGCCATGGCGCCGTTGCTGGGTTTGCTGGGCACCGTGCTGGGCATGATCGATATCTTTGGCTCGTTCAACGCCACCGGTAACACGGCCAATGCCGCTGTGTTGGCAGGCGGTATCTCCAAGGCGCTGATCTGTACCGCATCTGGGCTGATCGTGGCCATTCCGGCGATTTTCTTTCATCGTTTCCTGCAAAGCCGGGTCGATGAACTGGTGGTCGGGATGGAGCAGGAAGCCATCAAGCTGGTGGAAGTGGTGCAGGGCGACCGTGACGTCGATGTCAACGATCCAAGTATCCAGCTCAAGGCGCAGGCCCGGGGTGAGGGTCGCAAGAAGTGA
- a CDS encoding nucleotidyltransferase family protein translates to MSSEVCAIVLAAGQGSRYRAVAGNDQHKLLAPCLGLDGVVRPVVEQVLIGLHGVVDKCLLITRQDCPEICRLGLHYGCEVVLLDSPGMGDSIAAAVAAASDCRGWLVVLGDMPFILPDTLGKVIDSLQDDCISVPVHQGERGHPVGFGRTLGPALMTLAGDQGARRLFKTSRLQLVEVDDPGVLWDVDVPEALIFNP, encoded by the coding sequence TTGAGCAGTGAGGTCTGCGCCATTGTGTTGGCCGCAGGGCAGGGCAGTCGTTATCGGGCCGTGGCCGGGAATGATCAGCATAAGCTCTTGGCGCCTTGCCTGGGTTTGGACGGGGTTGTGCGCCCCGTGGTGGAACAGGTCCTGATCGGGCTGCACGGCGTTGTGGATAAGTGCCTGTTGATAACTCGCCAGGATTGCCCGGAAATCTGCCGGCTTGGCCTGCATTACGGCTGTGAGGTGGTGCTGCTGGATTCACCCGGCATGGGCGACAGCATCGCCGCTGCGGTCGCGGCCGCATCTGATTGCCGTGGCTGGTTGGTGGTGCTGGGCGATATGCCGTTTATCCTGCCGGACACGCTGGGCAAGGTGATTGATTCCCTGCAGGACGATTGCATCAGCGTTCCTGTTCATCAAGGTGAGCGTGGTCATCCGGTTGGCTTTGGGCGCACGCTCGGCCCTGCGCTGATGACTCTGGCTGGCGATCAAGGCGCCAGGCGGCTGTTCAAGACGTCGCGGCTGCAGCTTGTCGAGGTAGATGATCCTGGCGTGCTGTGGGACGTGGATGTGCCCGAAGCGCTGATCTTCAATCCGTAA
- the rne gene encoding ribonuclease E has protein sequence MLINATQPEELRVALVDGQRLYDLDIESGAREQKKANIYKGRITRIEPSLEAAFVDFGSERHGFLPLKEISREYFKKAPEGRVNIKDVLSEGQEVIVQVEKEERGNKGAALTTFISLAGRYLVLMPNNPRAGGISRRIEGEERNELREALNGLIAPADMGLIVRTAGLGRSSEEMQWDLDYLLQLWTAIKEASLDRSAPFLIYQESNVIIRAIRDYLRQDIGEVLIDSVEAQEEALTFIRQVMPQYASKIKLYEDSVPLFNRFQIESQIETAFQRVVELPSGGSIVIDPTEALVSIDINSARATKGSDIEETALQTNLEAAEEIARQLRLRDIGGLIVIDFIDMTPAKNQRAVEEKVRESLEADRARVQVGRISRFGLLEMSRQRLRPSLGESSGIVCPRCNGTGIIRDVESLSLAILRLIEEEALKDRTAEVRAQVPIPVAAFLLNEKRNSITKIELRTRARIIILPNDHLETPHFEVQRLRDDSPEAHTNQSSYEIAAAAAEVEEVAPPAAATRTLVRQEAAVKTAPPRANAPVPVEAAAPAPAPVVHEPSLFKGLVKSLVSLFAAKEEPAAPVVVEKPAAERPARNEERRNGRQQSRGRTNRRDEERKPREERAPREERAERAPREERAPREERAPREPREVRDETTTAAAPREERPARAPREERAPRAPREDRKSREDRPVRELREPLDAAPAVNLAREERPERAPREERQPRQPREERQPRAEQAVAAVSEDEVLLNEELIADDNQDGAEGDRPRRRSRGQRRRSNRRERQRDANGNVIEGSEGAEGAEEDAEQASSADVAAGLAVTAAVASTVISAPAEAQANRQAERATASVEASESSFAQSTEVQTPSIQTPAFEAPEVEAAKTEVAETAAFAIEAPAIEAPVAEQAPKAEPAPEVEVQPAFEAPVEAPAMAAQTELFDAPHAERVVPFKPTPEPTAQAPQAEAAAPSREEAFVSESAVTESAELPTPAPVVAEAPAPYAAPEIVATPPAAEAAVAVAEAEATAEVEAPAPAAPVSSTGRAPNDPREVRRRKREAERLQKEAEEAAANAPVVTEAAPVAPQAEPTQPSPVVDENLQSVEEVVQQHPKAQEENNEPKPLV, from the coding sequence ATGCTGATTAACGCAACTCAACCCGAAGAGTTGCGTGTTGCACTGGTAGATGGCCAACGCCTCTATGACCTGGACATCGAGTCGGGTGCACGCGAGCAGAAGAAAGCCAACATCTATAAAGGCCGAATCACTCGCATCGAACCAAGCCTGGAGGCTGCCTTTGTCGATTTTGGCTCTGAGCGCCATGGCTTTCTGCCCCTCAAGGAAATCTCCCGCGAGTACTTCAAAAAGGCTCCTGAAGGCCGCGTCAACATCAAGGACGTCCTGAGCGAAGGCCAGGAAGTCATCGTTCAGGTAGAGAAAGAAGAACGTGGCAACAAAGGCGCAGCCTTGACCACCTTCATCAGCCTGGCCGGTCGTTATCTGGTCCTGATGCCGAACAACCCGCGTGCTGGCGGTATTTCCCGTCGCATCGAAGGTGAAGAGCGCAACGAACTGCGTGAAGCACTCAACGGCCTGATCGCTCCAGCCGACATGGGTCTGATCGTGCGCACTGCCGGCCTGGGCCGCAGCAGCGAAGAAATGCAGTGGGACCTCGATTACCTGCTGCAACTCTGGACCGCTATCAAGGAAGCATCCCTGGATCGCTCCGCGCCTTTCCTGATCTACCAGGAAAGCAACGTGATCATCCGCGCCATCCGCGACTATCTGCGCCAGGACATCGGCGAAGTGCTGATCGACAGCGTCGAAGCCCAGGAAGAAGCCTTGACGTTCATCCGTCAGGTGATGCCGCAGTACGCCAGCAAGATCAAGCTATACGAAGACAGCGTTCCGCTGTTCAACCGCTTCCAGATCGAAAGCCAGATCGAGACCGCCTTTCAGCGCGTCGTTGAACTGCCTTCCGGCGGCTCCATCGTTATCGACCCTACCGAAGCCCTGGTGTCCATCGACATCAACTCGGCCCGCGCCACCAAAGGCAGCGATATCGAAGAAACCGCGCTGCAGACCAACCTTGAAGCGGCTGAAGAAATCGCCCGTCAATTGCGCCTGCGCGATATCGGCGGCCTGATCGTCATCGACTTCATCGACATGACACCGGCCAAGAACCAGCGCGCCGTGGAAGAAAAAGTCCGCGAAAGCCTGGAAGCCGACCGCGCCCGGGTTCAGGTTGGCCGCATCTCACGCTTTGGCCTGCTGGAAATGTCCCGTCAGCGCCTGCGCCCTTCCCTGGGTGAAAGCAGCGGCATCGTCTGCCCGCGTTGCAACGGCACCGGCATCATTCGTGACGTTGAATCGCTGTCGCTGGCGATTCTGCGCCTGATCGAAGAAGAAGCCCTGAAGGATCGTACTGCCGAAGTCCGCGCCCAGGTGCCGATCCCGGTTGCCGCGTTCCTGCTCAACGAAAAACGCAACTCGATCACCAAGATCGAACTGCGCACCCGCGCCCGCATCATTATCCTGCCGAACGATCATCTCGAAACGCCACACTTCGAAGTGCAGCGTCTGCGTGATGACAGCCCGGAAGCGCACACCAATCAGTCCAGCTACGAAATCGCTGCTGCCGCTGCCGAAGTGGAAGAAGTCGCGCCGCCTGCCGCTGCGACCCGCACCCTGGTTCGCCAGGAAGCCGCAGTCAAGACCGCGCCACCACGTGCCAACGCACCGGTTCCGGTTGAAGCTGCTGCTCCGGCCCCTGCTCCGGTTGTTCATGAACCAAGCCTGTTCAAGGGCCTGGTGAAATCCCTGGTGAGCCTGTTCGCCGCCAAGGAAGAGCCTGCCGCACCGGTCGTCGTGGAAAAACCGGCTGCCGAGCGTCCAGCTCGCAACGAGGAACGCCGCAACGGTCGTCAACAGAGCCGTGGTCGCACCAATCGTCGTGACGAAGAGCGCAAGCCCCGCGAAGAACGCGCCCCGCGTGAAGAGCGTGCAGAACGCGCTCCTCGCGAAGAGCGTGCGCCACGTGAAGAACGTGCACCGCGCGAGCCGCGTGAAGTTCGTGACGAAACCACCACCGCCGCAGCCCCACGCGAAGAGCGTCCGGCCCGCGCGCCACGTGAAGAACGCGCACCGCGTGCTCCGCGTGAAGACCGCAAGTCCCGCGAAGACCGTCCGGTCCGCGAACTGCGTGAGCCACTGGATGCTGCTCCGGCAGTCAACCTGGCCCGCGAAGAGCGCCCTGAACGTGCTCCACGTGAAGAACGCCAGCCACGCCAGCCACGCGAAGAGCGCCAGCCACGTGCCGAACAGGCCGTAGCAGCGGTCAGCGAAGACGAAGTGTTGCTCAACGAAGAGCTGATCGCCGACGACAATCAGGACGGCGCCGAAGGCGATCGCCCTCGTCGTCGCTCACGTGGTCAGCGTCGTCGCAGCAACCGTCGCGAGCGTCAACGTGATGCCAACGGCAATGTGATCGAAGGTTCCGAAGGCGCTGAAGGTGCCGAAGAAGACGCCGAGCAAGCCAGCAGCGCCGATGTCGCCGCAGGGCTGGCAGTGACAGCCGCTGTCGCCAGCACTGTAATCAGCGCCCCGGCCGAAGCTCAGGCCAATCGTCAGGCAGAACGTGCGACTGCATCCGTCGAAGCGTCGGAGTCGTCTTTCGCCCAATCGACCGAGGTGCAAACCCCGTCGATCCAGACGCCAGCGTTTGAAGCACCCGAAGTCGAAGCTGCGAAAACCGAAGTTGCTGAAACCGCAGCTTTTGCAATCGAAGCACCCGCCATCGAAGCTCCAGTCGCCGAACAAGCGCCTAAAGCCGAGCCTGCGCCGGAAGTAGAAGTACAGCCTGCGTTCGAAGCTCCGGTCGAAGCACCAGCAATGGCCGCCCAGACCGAACTGTTCGACGCACCGCACGCCGAGCGCGTCGTACCGTTCAAGCCAACCCCGGAGCCAACCGCTCAAGCGCCACAGGCAGAAGCAGCAGCTCCATCCCGTGAAGAGGCTTTCGTCTCAGAATCGGCGGTCACTGAATCGGCTGAGCTGCCAACACCTGCACCTGTAGTTGCCGAAGCGCCTGCACCTTACGCAGCTCCGGAAATCGTTGCCACGCCACCAGCCGCAGAAGCTGCAGTGGCTGTCGCCGAAGCTGAAGCTACCGCCGAAGTTGAAGCCCCAGCCCCTGCCGCTCCAGTGAGCAGCACTGGCCGCGCGCCAAACGACCCGCGTGAAGTGCGTCGTCGCAAGCGTGAAGCTGAACGTCTGCAGAAAGAAGCTGAAGAAGCTGCCGCCAACGCTCCAGTCGTGACTGAAGCTGCGCCGGTTGCACCGCAAGCCGAGCCGACTCAACCTTCACCGGTTGTCGACGAAAACCTGCAATCGGTTGAAGAAGTCGTACAGCAACACCCGAAAGCGCAGGAAGAAAACAACGAGCCTAAACCGCTTGTCTAA
- a CDS encoding Trm112 family protein, translating to MDTKLLDILACPICKGPLKLSADKTELISKGAGLAYPIRDGIPVMLESEARTLTTDERLDK from the coding sequence ATGGACACCAAATTGCTCGACATCCTCGCTTGCCCGATCTGCAAAGGTCCGCTCAAGCTCAGCGCCGATAAAACCGAACTGATCAGCAAGGGTGCAGGCCTGGCCTATCCGATCCGTGACGGCATTCCGGTGATGCTGGAAAGCGAAGCGCGCACCCTGACGACCGACGAGCGTCTGGATAAATGA
- the murB gene encoding UDP-N-acetylmuramate dehydrogenase, which produces MTLQLQSAVSLKPFNTFGVDVQAQLFAQAHNDDDVRAALAYCAANTLELMVIGGGSNLLLTGDVKALVLHMASRGIRIVREDCLEAIVEAEAGEPWHPFVQSCLELGLCGLENLSLIPGTVGAAPMQNIGAYGVEIKDVFHSLTALDRQTGGLREFSLEECAFGYRDSLFKHDTGRWLILRVRFVLSRVARLHLDYGPVRQRLDALGIAHPTPRDVSRAICAIRSEKLPDPAELGNAGSFFKNPLISAELAARIKVSYPGLVGYPQADGQVKLAAGWLIEQAGWKGYREGDAGVHRLQSLVLVNYGRATGAQLLALARRIQADIVERFDVTLEMEPNLY; this is translated from the coding sequence TTGACGTTGCAGCTGCAATCCGCCGTTTCTCTCAAACCGTTCAATACCTTCGGCGTCGATGTGCAGGCGCAGCTGTTTGCCCAAGCCCATAACGATGACGACGTGCGTGCGGCGCTGGCCTATTGTGCCGCGAACACCCTGGAGCTGATGGTTATCGGCGGCGGCAGCAATCTGTTGCTGACCGGCGACGTAAAAGCTTTGGTGCTGCACATGGCCAGCCGTGGTATTCGCATTGTTCGCGAAGATTGCCTGGAGGCCATCGTCGAGGCCGAAGCGGGCGAGCCGTGGCACCCGTTTGTGCAGTCTTGTCTGGAACTCGGCCTGTGCGGCCTGGAAAACCTGAGCCTGATTCCCGGGACGGTCGGCGCTGCACCGATGCAGAACATCGGCGCTTATGGTGTCGAGATCAAGGACGTCTTTCATAGCCTGACCGCCCTCGACCGGCAGACGGGCGGGTTGCGCGAATTCTCCCTGGAAGAATGCGCGTTCGGTTATCGCGATAGCCTGTTCAAACATGACACCGGACGCTGGTTGATCTTGCGCGTGCGCTTCGTTCTGAGCCGCGTCGCGCGCCTGCATCTGGATTACGGCCCGGTACGTCAGCGTCTGGACGCGCTCGGTATCGCGCATCCAACCCCGCGTGATGTCAGCCGGGCAATCTGCGCGATCCGCAGTGAAAAACTTCCTGATCCCGCCGAACTCGGTAACGCGGGGAGCTTCTTCAAGAATCCGCTGATTTCCGCTGAACTGGCGGCGCGCATCAAAGTCAGTTATCCGGGGCTTGTGGGTTATCCACAGGCTGATGGGCAAGTGAAGCTTGCCGCTGGCTGGCTGATCGAGCAAGCCGGATGGAAAGGTTACCGTGAAGGGGATGCCGGCGTGCATCGCTTGCAGTCGCTGGTGCTGGTCAACTATGGTCGGGCCACTGGCGCACAACTGTTGGCTCTGGCACGGCGTATCCAGGCCGACATCGTCGAGCGCTTCGATGTAACGCTGGAAATGGAACCCAATCTTTACTGA
- a CDS encoding biopolymer transporter ExbD: MKFRRRKVRENIDINLVSLIDVVFILLLFFIVTTTFTRETQLRVDLPQAVTGTPDTDADRKHLDIAINADGVFSLNNQLLPKNDLATLIDALQRESAGDTSLPLTISADGKTPHQSVITAMDAAGKLGFSHLRMTTVEATSAN; the protein is encoded by the coding sequence GTGAAATTTCGTCGGCGCAAGGTCAGGGAGAACATCGACATCAACCTCGTGTCGTTGATCGATGTGGTGTTCATCCTGCTGCTGTTCTTCATCGTGACCACGACTTTTACTCGCGAAACCCAACTGCGGGTCGATCTGCCGCAGGCGGTCACCGGCACGCCGGACACCGACGCCGATCGCAAGCATCTGGACATCGCCATCAATGCCGACGGGGTTTTTTCCCTGAACAACCAATTGCTGCCGAAAAACGATCTGGCCACGCTGATTGACGCCTTGCAGCGTGAATCGGCCGGCGATACCAGTTTGCCGCTGACGATCAGCGCCGATGGCAAAACCCCCCATCAATCGGTGATTACCGCCATGGACGCTGCTGGCAAACTGGGTTTCAGTCATTTGCGCATGACCACCGTCGAGGCCACATCGGCTAACTGA
- the kdsB gene encoding 3-deoxy-manno-octulosonate cytidylyltransferase: MTAVFTVVIPARYGSSRFPGKPLKEIAGKPMIQHVWEQARKSSAARVVVATDDPRIVEACRAFGAEVLLTRDDHNSGTDRLAEVATQLGLAADAIVVNVQGDEPMIPPAVIDQVADNLAAHPEALMSTLAEPIDDVAALFNPNVVKVVADINGLALTFSRAPLPWARDALARDRDQLPAGVPYRRHIGIYAYRAGFLQDFVSWGPCWLEDTENLEQLRALWHGVRIHVADAVEAPPAGVDTAEDLERVRRLLEG; this comes from the coding sequence ATGACGGCGGTTTTCACGGTAGTCATTCCGGCCCGCTACGGCTCCAGCCGCTTTCCCGGCAAGCCCCTGAAAGAGATCGCCGGCAAGCCGATGATCCAGCATGTCTGGGAACAGGCGCGCAAAAGCAGCGCGGCGCGGGTCGTGGTTGCCACCGATGATCCGCGTATCGTTGAAGCCTGTCGCGCCTTCGGTGCCGAGGTTCTGCTGACCCGTGACGACCATAATTCCGGCACTGACCGTCTCGCCGAAGTGGCTACCCAGCTGGGGCTGGCTGCCGACGCCATCGTGGTCAACGTTCAGGGCGACGAGCCGATGATCCCGCCTGCGGTGATCGATCAGGTCGCGGACAACCTGGCGGCGCATCCGGAAGCACTGATGTCGACCCTGGCCGAGCCGATCGACGACGTTGCTGCGCTGTTCAATCCGAACGTGGTCAAGGTGGTTGCCGATATCAACGGTCTGGCGCTGACTTTCAGCCGTGCGCCCTTGCCTTGGGCGCGTGATGCGCTGGCCAGGGATCGTGATCAATTGCCGGCGGGTGTTCCGTACCGTCGTCATATCGGCATCTATGCTTATCGTGCAGGGTTCCTGCAGGATTTCGTCAGTTGGGGCCCGTGCTGGCTCGAAGACACTGAAAATCTGGAGCAACTGCGTGCACTGTGGCATGGCGTACGTATTCACGTGGCCGACGCTGTTGAAGCGCCGCCTGCCGGCGTGGACACCGCTGAAGATCTCGAACGTGTCCGACGCTTGCTGGAGGGTTGA
- a CDS encoding XdhC family protein, protein MDSVDLNVLRSVLEWRRAGQRVVLYSVVQTWGSAPRPPGAMLALREDGVVIGSVSGGCIEDDLIARLQDGRLQRDGQGIELITYGVTLDEAARFGLPCGGTLRLTQEWVGDEQWVAELLQRCEDHQIVARELNLHTGEVSLHSAQRDDVVSFDGNTLRTIYGPRWRLLLIGAGQLSRYVAEMAHLLDFDVLICDPRTEFSFGWEDQQARFVPGMPDDAVLAIETDERTAVVALTHDPRLDDMALLTALNSPAFYVGALGSRVNSQKRRENLALLGLSETAIARLHGPIGLHIGSHTPAEIALSLLAEIVYIKNGIALQQKKPLIAETAH, encoded by the coding sequence ATGGATAGCGTCGACCTGAATGTCCTGCGCAGCGTGCTGGAATGGCGTCGTGCAGGGCAGCGTGTGGTGTTGTATAGCGTGGTCCAGACCTGGGGCAGCGCGCCGCGACCACCCGGCGCGATGCTCGCGTTGCGCGAAGACGGCGTGGTCATCGGCTCGGTTTCCGGTGGCTGCATCGAGGACGATTTGATTGCCCGCCTGCAGGACGGTCGTTTGCAGCGCGACGGGCAGGGCATCGAATTGATCACTTATGGTGTCACCCTGGATGAAGCGGCGCGTTTCGGCCTGCCTTGCGGTGGCACTCTGCGCCTGACGCAAGAGTGGGTCGGCGATGAGCAGTGGGTCGCAGAACTCTTGCAGCGCTGCGAAGACCATCAAATCGTCGCCCGTGAACTCAATCTGCACACCGGCGAAGTCAGCCTGCACAGCGCGCAACGTGACGATGTGGTGAGTTTTGATGGCAATACCTTGCGCACCATTTACGGTCCGCGCTGGCGTTTGCTGTTGATCGGCGCCGGGCAACTGTCCCGCTATGTCGCGGAAATGGCCCATTTGCTGGATTTCGACGTGCTGATCTGCGATCCGCGTACGGAATTCTCCTTCGGCTGGGAGGATCAGCAAGCGCGTTTTGTGCCGGGCATGCCCGACGACGCGGTGCTGGCCATCGAGACGGATGAGCGCACCGCCGTGGTCGCTCTGACCCATGATCCACGCCTGGACGACATGGCGTTGCTCACGGCGTTGAACTCGCCGGCGTTTTACGTCGGGGCACTGGGCTCGCGGGTCAACAGTCAGAAGCGTCGGGAAAACCTCGCGCTGCTGGGTTTGAGCGAGACGGCCATTGCTCGCTTGCACGGCCCAATCGGCCTGCATATCGGCAGTCATACCCCGGCTGAGATCGCGCTATCGTTGCTGGCTGAAATCGTCTACATCAAAAACGGCATCGCCCTGCAACAGAAAAAACCGTTGATCGCCGAGACTGCGCATTGA